A stretch of the Nosocomiicoccus ampullae genome encodes the following:
- the rlmD gene encoding 23S rRNA (uracil(1939)-C(5))-methyltransferase RlmD — translation MDKIYNGIVTGYTHDGRGVVKDHHLAFIRGALKDETVEYSLTRTGKKFNQGKVTNVLTKSKNRTVPPCPYINECGGCHVQHMNDIEERDFKKEAVFNTLRRHIKNIKVNDTVELDELYYYRNKTVFAVREQHGNVVIGQFHKNGKDVVDIEHCLIQKRSHNEIIKALRNLIVKHNISIYNEDAHKGFLRHLIIRSNYDDSDIQVIFVTNGKEYSFKPLVNELVKDERITSVVQNIHTEKTNLVTSFDSVVRYGNEFIEDELLSRKFKVKDLSFYQVNHEITEKMYNEAIERAELKETDVVIDAYSGIGTIGQLLSEKVKEVIGIEVVESAVDDAKDNAKLNGIKNASYVLGKAEDKIKEIVKEKTINTLFIDPPRKGADKVFLDTILEVEPERIIYISCNPATLGRDLKVLSEKYNVGTVTPYNMFSKTYHVECVVSLSKK, via the coding sequence ATGGACAAAATATATAACGGAATAGTGACCGGTTATACCCATGACGGAAGAGGAGTCGTAAAGGATCATCATCTTGCGTTTATTCGTGGTGCTTTAAAAGATGAAACAGTCGAGTATTCATTAACACGTACTGGTAAAAAGTTTAATCAAGGTAAAGTGACTAATGTCTTAACCAAAAGTAAAAATCGCACAGTACCACCGTGTCCTTATATAAACGAATGTGGTGGTTGTCACGTCCAGCATATGAATGATATAGAAGAACGTGATTTTAAAAAAGAAGCGGTATTTAATACGTTACGTCGTCATATTAAAAATATAAAAGTAAATGATACAGTTGAACTTGATGAACTTTACTATTATAGAAATAAAACAGTGTTCGCAGTCAGAGAACAGCATGGTAATGTCGTCATTGGACAATTCCACAAAAATGGTAAAGACGTTGTAGATATTGAACACTGTTTGATTCAAAAACGTAGCCATAACGAAATTATTAAAGCACTCAGAAACCTCATTGTTAAACATAACATCTCTATTTATAACGAGGACGCGCATAAAGGGTTTTTAAGACATTTAATTATTCGTTCAAATTACGATGATAGTGATATTCAAGTAATATTTGTTACAAACGGTAAAGAGTATTCGTTTAAGCCACTCGTCAACGAACTTGTAAAAGATGAGCGTATTACGAGTGTCGTACAAAATATACATACAGAAAAGACGAATCTCGTGACAAGCTTTGATTCGGTTGTTCGTTATGGTAATGAATTTATAGAAGATGAATTATTGTCACGTAAATTTAAAGTCAAAGATTTATCCTTTTATCAAGTGAATCATGAAATTACTGAAAAAATGTACAATGAAGCAATCGAACGAGCGGAATTAAAAGAAACAGATGTCGTTATAGATGCATATTCAGGTATCGGGACAATCGGTCAATTGTTAAGTGAAAAGGTTAAAGAAGTCATCGGCATAGAAGTTGTCGAGAGTGCAGTTGATGATGCGAAAGATAACGCTAAGTTAAACGGTATAAAAAATGCATCATACGTTTTAGGTAAAGCAGAAGATAAAATAAAAGAAATTGTTAAAGAAAAAACGATTAATACTTTATTTATTGATCCGCCGAGAAAGGGTGCGGACAAAGTATTTTTAGATACGATTTTAGAAGTTGAACCTGAAAGGATTATTTATATTTCATGTAATCCAGCGACTCTTGGTCGTGATTTAAAAGTACTAAGTGAAAAATACAACGTCGGAACAGTGACACCGTATAATATGTTTTCAAAAACATATCATGTAGAGTGTGTCGTTAGTTTATCGAAAAAATAG
- the gatB gene encoding Asp-tRNA(Asn)/Glu-tRNA(Gln) amidotransferase subunit GatB: MHFETVIGLEVHVELNTKSKVFSGAPSHFGAEPNTNLSVMELAHPGALPVVNKTAIEYAMKAALALNMEIPSVTRFDRKHYFYPDNPSAYQITQDKEPIGEHGHIEIEVDGKKKKIGITRLHLEADAGKSVHKDDHSLVDLNRHGSALVEIVSEPDIRTPEEAYKYLEKLKSIIQYTGVSDVKMEEGSLRADANISIRPYGQDEFGTKTELKNLNSFNHVRKGLEFEEKRQQQVLMSGGEIEQETRRFDEKSGETILMRVKETADDYRYFRDPDLGPVRISDEWRESVRESIPVLPDELKTRYIETYGLPEYDADILTLTKEHSDFFNEMVETHQADPKLASNWIMTSVNEYLNKQQVELHDTEITPKNLAEMIGLIEDGTISSKQAKKLFTELIKNGGEAKETAKKLGMEQISDPKVLGEMVEEVLNENPQSIADFKDGKDRAIGFLVGQIMKKSRGQANPQMVNKILLEEINKR, translated from the coding sequence ATGCATTTTGAAACAGTAATCGGACTCGAAGTTCACGTCGAGTTAAATACAAAATCAAAAGTATTCTCAGGTGCACCGTCACACTTTGGTGCAGAACCGAATACGAATCTATCTGTTATGGAACTCGCTCATCCCGGTGCGTTACCAGTCGTTAATAAAACGGCAATCGAGTATGCAATGAAAGCAGCACTTGCTTTAAACATGGAAATCCCATCAGTGACTCGTTTTGACAGAAAGCATTATTTCTACCCAGATAACCCAAGTGCTTACCAAATCACACAAGATAAAGAACCAATCGGTGAGCATGGGCATATCGAAATTGAGGTCGATGGTAAAAAGAAAAAAATCGGTATTACACGTCTTCACTTAGAAGCAGATGCGGGTAAATCAGTCCATAAAGACGACCACTCACTTGTAGATTTAAACCGTCATGGTTCAGCACTTGTAGAGATTGTTTCGGAACCAGATATCCGTACACCTGAAGAAGCGTACAAATATTTAGAGAAACTAAAATCAATCATTCAATATACAGGTGTATCTGACGTTAAAATGGAAGAAGGATCACTGCGTGCAGACGCGAACATTTCAATTCGTCCATACGGACAAGATGAATTTGGTACAAAAACAGAGTTAAAAAACTTAAATTCATTTAACCACGTACGTAAAGGATTAGAATTCGAAGAAAAACGTCAACAACAAGTTCTAATGTCTGGTGGAGAAATCGAGCAAGAAACGAGACGTTTCGATGAAAAATCTGGCGAAACAATTTTAATGCGTGTTAAAGAAACAGCAGACGACTACCGTTACTTCAGAGATCCAGACCTTGGACCAGTGAGAATTAGTGACGAGTGGAGAGAGTCTGTACGTGAGAGTATTCCAGTACTTCCAGACGAGTTAAAAACACGTTATATTGAAACTTACGGTTTACCAGAATACGACGCAGATATTTTAACACTCACAAAAGAACATTCAGACTTCTTTAACGAGATGGTTGAAACACATCAAGCAGATCCTAAACTTGCATCAAACTGGATTATGACAAGTGTGAACGAGTACTTAAATAAACAACAAGTAGAACTTCACGACACAGAAATCACACCGAAAAACTTAGCTGAAATGATCGGACTTATTGAAGACGGTACGATTTCAAGTAAGCAAGCGAAAAAGTTATTCACTGAACTAATTAAAAACGGTGGAGAAGCAAAAGAAACAGCTAAAAAACTCGGTATGGAGCAAATTTCTGATCCAAAAGTACTTGGTGAAATGGTTGAAGAAGTACTTAATGAAAATCCACAATCAATTGCTGACTTTAAGGATGGTAAAGACCGTGCGATTGGCTTCTTAGTTGGACAAATTATGAAGAAATCACGCGGACAAGCCAACCCACAAATGGTAAATAAAATTCTTTTAGAAGAAATTAATAAGAGATAA
- the rlmD gene encoding 23S rRNA (uracil(1939)-C(5))-methyltransferase RlmD translates to MSESRTYDVTIKSFNKKGQGVTKYRRDDWEGKGKNLRLTVPRTIPGEVVRVNVPNAMNRKSAFVTPEKIIEKDENRIEAPCKYFDICGGCQWQHFDYNAQLKTKENAVRMHIKNQGFDESIIQPIIGAENEWRYRNKMEFTFGSNGELGLHEMDNFRNIIDLDSCLIAGVETEKVMNIVSEWAKQSGIKTYNKDTKEGILRYLMVRESQHTGEVMCAIFAADDPEPYEEEINQLLKTLVSEVENIESITWSKNTDLADMTQSERTVVLHGRDYIHDEMYGFNYRLWFDTFFQTNPRQAEKLVDLAIEFAKPTKDQSMIDLFCGVGTFSLPFATRVKRLAGIEIVETSIESAKQNAEENDIANTYFLAKDARRGIDEVLENWGRPDVIMLDPPRSGAGGKVMRRIGRLQTDRVVYVSCNPETFAKDITWLRDFGYELKIVQPVDLFPHTVHVELVALLERKPI, encoded by the coding sequence ATGTCAGAATCACGTACATACGATGTTACAATTAAAAGTTTTAATAAAAAGGGTCAAGGGGTTACAAAGTATCGCCGCGACGACTGGGAAGGTAAAGGTAAAAACTTACGTTTAACAGTACCACGTACAATCCCTGGAGAAGTTGTCCGTGTAAATGTACCAAACGCGATGAACCGTAAAAGTGCCTTTGTAACACCTGAAAAAATTATTGAAAAAGATGAAAATAGAATTGAAGCGCCGTGTAAATATTTTGATATTTGCGGTGGATGTCAGTGGCAACATTTTGATTATAATGCACAGTTAAAAACAAAAGAAAATGCGGTTAGAATGCATATTAAAAATCAAGGATTTGATGAATCAATCATCCAACCAATTATAGGTGCTGAAAATGAATGGCGCTATAGAAATAAAATGGAGTTTACATTTGGTAGTAATGGTGAACTTGGTCTTCATGAAATGGATAACTTTAGAAATATTATTGACCTTGATTCATGTTTAATTGCTGGTGTTGAAACAGAAAAAGTCATGAATATCGTTTCAGAATGGGCAAAACAAAGTGGCATTAAAACATATAACAAAGATACAAAAGAAGGGATTTTACGTTACTTAATGGTGCGAGAGTCTCAACATACTGGAGAAGTGATGTGTGCAATATTTGCTGCAGATGATCCAGAACCGTATGAAGAAGAAATTAATCAGCTATTAAAAACGTTAGTATCTGAAGTCGAAAATATCGAAAGCATTACGTGGTCAAAAAACACAGATTTAGCAGATATGACGCAATCTGAACGCACTGTCGTTCTTCACGGTAGAGATTATATTCACGACGAAATGTATGGATTTAATTATCGTCTATGGTTTGACACGTTTTTCCAAACAAATCCAAGACAAGCTGAAAAATTAGTAGACCTCGCAATAGAATTTGCAAAACCGACGAAAGATCAGTCGATGATTGACTTATTCTGCGGAGTAGGAACATTCTCATTACCATTCGCAACGCGCGTCAAAAGACTCGCTGGAATTGAAATTGTTGAAACCTCAATAGAATCAGCAAAACAAAATGCTGAAGAAAATGATATAGCGAATACTTATTTCCTCGCAAAAGACGCTAGACGCGGTATTGACGAAGTACTAGAAAACTGGGGCAGACCAGACGTCATCATGCTCGACCCACCACGATCAGGTGCAGGTGGAAAAGTAATGCGTAGAATCGGACGCCTTCAAACAGATAGAGTAGTATACGTTTCATGTAACCCAGAAACATTCGCAAAAGACATCACATGGCTCAGAGATTTTGGCTATGAACTAAAAATCGTACAACCTGTGGACTTATTCCCGCATACGGTGCATGTGGAGTTGGTGGCGCTGTTAGAGAGAAAACCTATATAA
- a CDS encoding diacylglycerol kinase, with product MKTARIIYNPTAGREVFEENLSEVLDRLERANFIASAHRTRSQGDATRAAKIACELNFDLVIAVGGDGTVNEVINGLLQFDHPPELGIIPMGTVNDFTNALGIPNDIFGALEFIIKGEATPIDLGQMNGKYFMNIGGGGKITEVSYEAPSRLKSVIGSLAYYVKGIELIPQITSIPIRIEHDEGIYTGKVMIFLIGLTNSIGGFEKLVPDAKLDDGYFSVLILEEVNLAELAHVLTLAMRGEHLKHEKVKYFKTKELYVTSFEEVQLNLDGEFGGVLPAHFVNLKQAIKVRLKKE from the coding sequence ATGAAGACAGCGCGTATTATTTACAATCCGACTGCGGGTAGAGAAGTGTTTGAAGAAAATCTTTCAGAGGTGCTTGACCGTTTAGAGCGTGCGAACTTTATCGCAAGTGCACATCGTACAAGAAGCCAAGGGGATGCGACGCGTGCGGCGAAAATTGCATGTGAATTAAATTTTGATTTAGTCATTGCGGTTGGTGGAGATGGTACGGTAAACGAGGTTATTAATGGGTTGCTTCAATTTGATCATCCACCAGAGCTTGGAATTATCCCAATGGGAACTGTGAATGACTTTACGAATGCTCTAGGCATACCAAACGATATTTTTGGTGCACTTGAATTTATTATTAAAGGAGAAGCGACGCCAATTGATTTAGGGCAAATGAACGGCAAATATTTTATGAATATTGGTGGCGGCGGAAAAATTACAGAAGTATCTTACGAAGCACCGAGTCGTTTAAAGTCAGTCATCGGATCACTTGCTTATTACGTAAAGGGAATAGAGTTAATTCCTCAAATTACTTCGATTCCTATTCGCATTGAACACGATGAAGGCATCTATACTGGTAAAGTGATGATTTTTTTAATTGGACTTACAAATTCAATTGGAGGGTTTGAAAAACTAGTGCCAGATGCTAAATTAGATGATGGGTATTTTTCAGTATTGATACTAGAAGAAGTGAATTTAGCAGAACTCGCACATGTTTTAACACTTGCAATGCGTGGGGAGCACTTAAAACATGAAAAGGTAAAATATTTTAAAACAAAAGAATTATATGTCACGAGTTTTGAGGAGGTTCAGTTAAATTTAGATGGTGAATTTGGTGGAGTATTACCTGCACACTTCGTTAATTTAAAACAAGCGATTAAAGTGAGATTAAAAAAAGAATAA